In one Pseudomonas sp. Bout1 genomic region, the following are encoded:
- a CDS encoding protease modulator HflC has protein sequence MLSAHSHDHAGHGHHHGHHHHHHGDEQQAGPFPWRRMGWAVLLVLFAIAAASLVQVRSGEATVITRFGNPSRVLLEPGLGWRWPAPFEAAIPVDLRLRTTSSGLQDVGTRDGLRIIVQAYVAWQVQGDADNVQRFMRAVQNQPDEAARQIRTFVGSALETTAASFDLANLVNTDASQVRIADFEAQLRQQIDQQLLTTYGVRVVQVGVERLTLPSVTLAATVDRMRAERETIATERTAVGKREAAQIRSAAERDARIVQADATVKAADIEAQSRVEAAQIYGRAYAGNPQLYNLLRSLDTLGTVVTPGTKIILRTDAAPFRALVDGPKDVQP, from the coding sequence CTGTTGAGCGCTCATTCTCACGATCACGCAGGCCATGGTCACCACCACGGCCATCATCATCACCATCACGGCGATGAACAGCAAGCCGGCCCGTTCCCTTGGCGGCGCATGGGCTGGGCGGTGTTGCTGGTGCTGTTCGCCATCGCCGCTGCCAGCCTGGTGCAGGTGCGTTCCGGTGAAGCCACGGTGATTACCCGCTTCGGCAACCCGTCGCGGGTACTGCTGGAGCCGGGCCTCGGCTGGCGCTGGCCGGCGCCGTTCGAAGCGGCGATTCCGGTAGACCTGCGCCTGCGCACCACCTCCAGCGGTTTGCAGGATGTTGGCACCCGCGATGGCTTGCGGATCATCGTGCAGGCCTACGTGGCCTGGCAGGTGCAGGGCGATGCCGACAATGTGCAGCGCTTTATGCGCGCGGTGCAGAACCAGCCGGATGAAGCGGCGCGGCAGATTCGCACCTTTGTGGGCTCGGCGCTGGAAACCACCGCTGCCAGTTTCGACTTGGCCAACCTGGTGAACACCGATGCCAGCCAGGTGCGGATCGCTGATTTTGAAGCGCAACTGCGCCAGCAGATCGATCAACAATTGCTCACCACCTATGGTGTGCGTGTGGTGCAGGTCGGCGTTGAACGGCTGACCTTGCCCTCGGTGACCCTGGCCGCCACGGTCGACCGCATGCGTGCCGAGCGCGAAACCATCGCCACCGAACGCACCGCCGTGGGCAAGCGTGAAGCGGCGCAGATTCGTTCGGCTGCCGAGCGTGATGCGCGAATCGTCCAGGCCGACGCCACCGTGAAAGCCGCCGATATCGAAGCGCAATCCCGGGTCGAAGCCGCGCAGATTTATGGCCGTGCCTACGCCGGCAATCCGCAGCTGTATAACCTGCTGCGCTCTCTCGACACCCTCGGCACGGTGGTCACGCCGGGCACCAAAATCATCCTGCGCACCGACGCGGCGCCATTTCGCGCATTGGTGGATGGGCCCAAGGATGTCCAGCCATGA
- a CDS encoding protease modulator HflK, whose translation MRVDLDADDVAIEGLPRFQQGLFHARRLRQAGIGLTVLAVSGWMLALFVALFAPLSIWPVVLINCASALLVLVAGVQSAWWVADWRAMALEAPAALLIEAPLAEENPGWLNRLFGRVGSGLLVQIGAPVFWLCGWSLLALFSVLEFWSLALPAAAVGQAASVGAAIALALAFGLLVFERRMAQESTAQWPEAAQLAQLSRVAIICLVISAICLLFAGEETVWPLRLAVLIGLLPALVALEFLLRGVLSLFSPRQERLEPRLMAQSFIAGMLRWPPQPLLALQHELHNRFGIDLRQIWAFTYMRRAFLPVLVMVLAVGWLLTGVHEVALQSRGIYERFGKPVEVFGPGLHAGLPWPLGRVLNVENGVVHELATSVGEAATTDVASAEGPAPLIANRLWDATHVNDKAQVIASSSGDKQSFQIVNMDVRFVYRIGLTDQAALAATYNSADVPTLIRSTASRILVHEFASRTLDELLGEQRNSLADEIGRAVQADLKKLDSGVEILATVVEAIHPPSGAANAYHAVQAAQIGAQALISRERGAASEQTNQALLQASTARDQAQATAREVSAGAQAADLRFSAEQKAYQQAGQAFVLEQYLSQLSQGLAHAKLLILDHRLGASGAPTIDLRSFTLPADPAVPRKAVQ comes from the coding sequence ATGCGAGTGGATCTAGACGCTGATGACGTGGCCATTGAAGGGCTGCCGCGTTTTCAGCAAGGGTTGTTTCATGCCCGCCGGTTAAGGCAGGCCGGCATCGGCCTGACGGTGCTCGCGGTTAGCGGGTGGATGCTGGCGCTGTTTGTGGCACTGTTCGCCCCGCTGTCGATCTGGCCGGTGGTGCTGATCAACTGTGCCTCGGCGTTGCTGGTGCTGGTGGCCGGTGTGCAATCGGCATGGTGGGTCGCGGATTGGCGGGCCATGGCGCTGGAGGCGCCGGCGGCACTGCTGATCGAGGCCCCGCTGGCGGAAGAAAATCCTGGTTGGCTCAACCGCCTGTTCGGCCGCGTCGGTAGCGGCTTGCTGGTGCAGATTGGCGCGCCGGTGTTTTGGCTGTGTGGCTGGTCGTTGCTGGCGCTGTTCAGCGTGCTGGAGTTCTGGAGCCTGGCCTTGCCTGCTGCCGCAGTGGGCCAGGCTGCCAGTGTGGGCGCGGCTATCGCATTGGCACTGGCGTTTGGCTTGCTGGTGTTTGAACGGCGCATGGCCCAGGAAAGCACCGCCCAATGGCCGGAAGCCGCGCAACTGGCGCAACTGAGCCGGGTGGCGATTATCTGCCTGGTGATCAGTGCGATTTGCCTGCTGTTTGCCGGTGAAGAAACCGTGTGGCCATTGCGCCTGGCCGTGTTGATCGGCTTGTTGCCGGCCCTGGTGGCGCTGGAGTTTCTGTTACGAGGCGTGCTGTCGCTGTTCAGCCCGCGCCAGGAACGCCTTGAACCACGGCTGATGGCGCAAAGTTTTATCGCCGGGATGCTGCGCTGGCCGCCGCAACCGTTGCTCGCCTTGCAGCACGAACTGCACAACCGTTTCGGCATCGACCTGCGGCAAATCTGGGCCTTTACCTACATGCGCCGGGCCTTCCTGCCGGTGCTGGTGATGGTGCTGGCGGTCGGTTGGTTGCTGACCGGCGTGCATGAAGTCGCCCTGCAAAGCCGTGGGATTTATGAACGTTTTGGCAAGCCGGTAGAAGTCTTCGGGCCTGGCCTGCATGCCGGTTTGCCTTGGCCGCTGGGCCGCGTGTTGAACGTGGAAAACGGCGTGGTTCATGAGCTGGCCACCAGTGTTGGCGAAGCGGCTACCACTGATGTCGCCTCCGCTGAAGGCCCGGCGCCGTTGATCGCCAACCGCCTGTGGGACGCCACCCATGTGAATGACAAAGCCCAGGTGATCGCCAGCAGCAGCGGCGACAAGCAGAGCTTCCAGATCGTCAATATGGATGTGCGCTTCGTGTACCGCATCGGCCTGACTGATCAGGCGGCACTGGCCGCCACCTATAACAGCGCGGATGTGCCCACGCTGATCCGCAGTACCGCCAGCCGCATCCTGGTTCACGAGTTTGCCTCGCGAACCCTCGACGAATTGCTCGGCGAACAACGCAACAGCCTCGCGGATGAAATTGGCCGGGCAGTACAAGCGGACCTGAAGAAACTCGACAGCGGCGTGGAAATCCTCGCCACGGTGGTGGAAGCCATTCATCCGCCTTCCGGTGCAGCGAATGCCTACCACGCGGTGCAAGCCGCGCAGATCGGGGCTCAGGCGCTGATCTCGCGGGAGCGCGGCGCCGCCAGCGAGCAGACCAACCAGGCGTTGCTGCAAGCCAGCACCGCCCGCGACCAGGCCCAGGCCACGGCCCGTGAGGTCAGTGCTGGCGCCCAGGCGGCAGACCTGCGTTTCAGCGCCGAACAAAAGGCCTATCAGCAAGCTGGCCAGGCCTTTGTGCTGGAGCAGTACCTGAGCCAACTGAGCCAGGGCCTGGCCCACGCCAAATTACTCATTCTTGATCATCGCCTGGGCGCCAGTGGCGCACCGACCATCGATCTGCGTTCCTTTACCTTACCGGCCGACCCTGCGGTGCCGCGTAAAGCCGTTCAATAA